From the Candidatus Peregrinibacteria bacterium genome, one window contains:
- a CDS encoding MFS transporter, whose product MGQIPSGIFADKYGYKTTLVLSGVLLLTGTLLFAFSQGFYWFLVGYCLKGMAFSLKDGAEHALLYEGLVADKNQGSFKKISGKLEFSTNIFWVVTSISGGVLYSLNERLPFYAETGLVAISIALLLFLKEVKTEQKNISIFHQLKNCAKQTFNTVNFSKFFIFSAIIGSVAITTFQYLQPLYKSLDINESFFGLLAAGAFFMRGLGAWSAERVGKIFSVDKYLVLHASVFCLFLIFLQKTSSLFFVFTIIAILYFLRGLYIPTISTYINEKVDSSNRATMLSINSQILGLTSSISLFFTGYVSERYDLSTTFFVIGISSIIFLISYMLVLRKVEAD is encoded by the coding sequence ATAGGGCAAATTCCATCTGGTATATTTGCCGACAAATATGGATACAAAACAACACTTGTTCTTAGCGGAGTCTTATTGCTGACAGGAACTTTACTATTTGCTTTTTCTCAGGGGTTCTATTGGTTTCTCGTGGGATATTGTTTGAAGGGAATGGCATTTTCTTTAAAAGATGGAGCCGAACATGCTCTTTTATATGAAGGACTTGTAGCCGATAAAAATCAGGGGAGTTTTAAAAAAATATCTGGAAAACTCGAGTTTTCAACAAATATTTTCTGGGTCGTAACATCAATTTCAGGAGGTGTTTTATATTCTCTCAATGAAAGACTTCCTTTTTATGCAGAAACCGGATTGGTAGCGATTAGCATTGCTCTACTGCTTTTCTTGAAAGAAGTAAAAACTGAGCAAAAAAATATTTCCATTTTTCATCAACTCAAGAATTGTGCAAAGCAGACGTTTAACACCGTAAACTTTTCAAAATTTTTTATTTTTTCCGCTATCATCGGAAGCGTTGCTATAACGACATTCCAATATTTACAGCCCCTCTATAAATCACTCGATATCAATGAAAGCTTTTTTGGTCTTCTTGCGGCAGGGGCTTTTTTTATGAGAGGACTTGGAGCATGGAGCGCAGAAAGAGTTGGAAAAATATTTTCCGTGGACAAATATCTCGTTCTTCATGCATCAGTATTTTGTTTGTTTTTAATCTTTTTGCAAAAAACTTCATCTCTATTTTTTGTTTTCACAATTATTGCCATTCTTTATTTTCTTCGTGGTCTCTATATCCCAACAATAAGCACGTATATTAATGAAAAGGTCGATTCTTCAAATAGGGCAACCATGCTTTCAATCAATAGTCAGATTCTTGGTCTCACATCTTCCATAAGCTTATTTTTTACTGGATATGTTTCGGAGCGATACGATTTATCAACCACTTTTTTTGTCATTGGTATAAGCTCAATTATTTTTTTGATATCTTACATGCTCGTTCTACGAAAGGTTGAAGCTGATTGA